A part of Chitinimonas koreensis genomic DNA contains:
- a CDS encoding FxsA family protein: MLLRLLPLFGLALLALPLIELSASIWLAGQIGWWLAFWLFASALVGVGILKSWRIATTWAMVDSVRSGELPLGRMFWVARSLVAALLFIFPGPVSDLVGLVLLLPWPGGRTIRFGGAMSGSASFGADFDLGRSGRERPTDRGPTGPQGDGVIEGEYSRVDETAKPLPQEPRG; the protein is encoded by the coding sequence ATGTTGCTTCGACTTCTCCCCCTGTTCGGCCTCGCCCTGCTGGCCCTGCCGCTGATCGAGCTCAGCGCCTCGATCTGGCTGGCCGGCCAGATCGGCTGGTGGCTCGCATTCTGGCTGTTCGCCAGCGCCTTGGTCGGCGTCGGCATCCTCAAGAGCTGGCGCATCGCCACCACCTGGGCCATGGTGGACAGCGTCCGCTCCGGCGAGTTGCCGCTGGGCCGCATGTTCTGGGTGGCGCGCAGCCTGGTGGCGGCGCTGCTGTTCATCTTCCCCGGCCCGGTCAGCGACCTGGTCGGCCTGGTCCTGCTGCTGCCCTGGCCGGGCGGCCGCACCATTCGCTTCGGCGGCGCGATGTCGGGTTCGGCGAGCTTCGGCGCGGATTTCGACCTGGGCCGATCGGGCCGCGAACGGCCTACCGATCGCGGCCCGACCGGGCCACAGGGCGACGGCGTGATCGAGGGCGAGTACAGCCGCGTCGACGAGACCGCCAAGCCGCTGCCGCAGGAGCCGCGCGGCTGA
- a CDS encoding DUF167 domain-containing protein has protein sequence MAQDPGGWFRRDGEDWLLSLYLQPGARKTEVAGLHDGALKLRLAAPPVEGRANAALIGWLADWFGVPKNRVRIEGGELSRHKRVRVTGSGRSPGELLG, from the coding sequence ATGGCGCAGGACCCGGGCGGCTGGTTCCGCCGCGACGGCGAGGACTGGCTGCTGTCGCTCTACCTGCAGCCGGGCGCGCGCAAGACCGAGGTGGCCGGCCTGCACGATGGCGCGCTCAAGCTGCGGCTGGCCGCGCCGCCGGTCGAGGGCCGCGCCAATGCGGCGCTGATCGGCTGGCTGGCCGACTGGTTCGGCGTGCCGAAGAACCGGGTAAGGATCGAAGGCGGCGAGCTGTCGCGCCACAAGCGGGTGAGGGTGACGGGAAGCGGGCGCTCGCCCGGGGAGTTGCTGGGTTAG